Proteins encoded within one genomic window of Micromonospora halotolerans:
- a CDS encoding DedA family protein has product MPDLLNWLQELPPLLIYLVAATIVAGETAVIFGLLVPGEATLLLVGFLAYAGTLRIIPALLAMTAAAVIGDTLAYRAGRRYGPKLRASGLGARIGPHRWRRADSLLDRLGGRGVLAARWVAFARTLAPRLAGAAGLPYRRFAPWNLAGVVSWVGASVLVGYAAGESYERVSRFLGRATGAVLVLLVCLIGVVLAGRWLGRNPDPARALAARAAALPPLRWLRARYGVLFFLLAMRFGPAGTLLINLAAGLLLLFAAGLAVAAVLEAVVRHSGLGVLDGLVADWFAARRTPGVADTALAAVSVLRGWVLIAAVALVAAVVAWRSRPWRADLLSVLGTVGAFVPLVVLVVVAGVTAPGGPDGAPDLLPTQNAVVTASFGTLAWLLSRGARWPVAVAVWTGALAGVVAVTGARLYLGWSTASGTATSVLLGAAWVTVLVVAWATRDHAVGGDDAPPGADGLATGDGSPRPRALPGGVAGTPPAR; this is encoded by the coding sequence ATGCCTGACCTGCTGAACTGGCTGCAGGAGCTGCCGCCTCTGCTGATCTACCTGGTCGCCGCGACAATCGTCGCGGGCGAAACCGCGGTGATCTTCGGGCTGCTGGTGCCGGGTGAGGCGACCCTGCTGCTGGTCGGCTTCTTAGCCTACGCGGGGACGCTGCGGATTATTCCGGCGCTGCTGGCCATGACGGCGGCCGCCGTGATCGGAGACACACTCGCCTATCGCGCCGGCCGGCGGTACGGGCCGAAACTGCGCGCCTCCGGCCTCGGTGCCCGGATCGGGCCGCACCGGTGGCGGCGCGCCGACTCGCTGCTCGACCGCCTCGGCGGCCGGGGTGTGCTGGCCGCCCGCTGGGTGGCCTTCGCCCGCACCCTGGCGCCCCGGCTGGCCGGCGCGGCGGGCCTGCCGTACCGGCGGTTCGCCCCGTGGAACTTGGCCGGGGTGGTGAGCTGGGTGGGGGCGTCCGTGCTGGTCGGTTACGCCGCCGGTGAGTCCTATGAGCGGGTGTCCCGGTTCCTGGGCCGGGCCACCGGCGCGGTGCTCGTGCTGCTGGTCTGCCTCATCGGGGTGGTGCTGGCCGGCCGCTGGCTGGGTCGCAACCCGGACCCGGCGCGGGCGCTGGCCGCCCGCGCCGCCGCCCTGCCACCGCTGCGCTGGCTGCGCGCCCGCTACGGGGTGCTGTTCTTCCTGCTCGCCATGCGGTTCGGCCCGGCCGGGACGCTGCTGATCAACCTGGCGGCCGGCCTGCTGCTGCTGTTCGCCGCCGGGCTGGCCGTCGCAGCGGTGCTGGAGGCCGTGGTCCGGCACAGCGGGCTCGGGGTGCTCGACGGGCTCGTCGCGGACTGGTTCGCCGCCCGGCGTACCCCCGGGGTGGCCGACACGGCGCTGGCCGCGGTCTCGGTGCTGCGCGGCTGGGTGCTGATCGCCGCGGTGGCCCTCGTGGCGGCGGTGGTGGCCTGGCGGAGCCGGCCGTGGCGGGCCGACCTGCTCAGCGTCCTCGGCACGGTGGGGGCGTTCGTGCCGCTGGTGGTGCTGGTCGTGGTCGCCGGCGTGACCGCACCGGGCGGCCCGGACGGCGCTCCGGACCTGCTGCCCACCCAGAACGCGGTGGTCACGGCGAGTTTCGGCACCCTCGCGTGGCTGCTGTCCCGGGGCGCCCGCTGGCCGGTGGCGGTGGCGGTCTGGACGGGCGCCCTGGCCGGCGTGGTCGCCGTCACCGGCGCCCGGCTCTACCTGGGGTGGAGCACGGCCAGCGGCACCGCGACGTCGGTGCTGCTCGGTGCGGCCTGGGTCACCGTGCTCGTGGTCGCCTGGGCCACCCGGGACCACGCGGTCGGCGGGGACGACGCGCCGCCCGGCGCGGACGGGCTGGCCACAGGGGACGGATCGCCGCGGCCGCGGGCCCTCCCCGGCGGCGTCGCGGGTACCCCGCCGGCCCGTTGA
- a CDS encoding lytic transglycosylase domain-containing protein, with amino-acid sequence MRRGVGRWATAAVAAVLAATVVTGCGDGDGPTREVAVELPSEAPVDAPADGPADLPSDEPPAVAAMGGKPSAKPSPSASSKPKPKPTRTTTGPLAKPKPPTETQVPPPPPKPPASGCQPSYRGTQATRSQVKSALSDAAARTYWPTSAPDIKIPLALMKATAWQESGWQSNIVACDGGIGLMQVMPATADWMNQRFGQSYDIDAYRDNAYLGGTYLAWLTKYIGDMYFESDYRLDASLCTSELNSCLLNAVIAAYNYGHGAVAREGEPLAIPNPQYVRNVRALMTECVCLSY; translated from the coding sequence ATGCGTCGAGGAGTGGGCCGCTGGGCCACGGCGGCGGTCGCCGCGGTGCTGGCGGCGACCGTGGTCACCGGGTGCGGCGACGGCGACGGGCCGACCCGCGAGGTGGCGGTGGAGCTGCCCAGCGAGGCGCCCGTCGACGCGCCGGCGGACGGCCCCGCCGACCTGCCGAGCGACGAACCGCCGGCGGTCGCGGCCATGGGCGGGAAGCCCAGCGCCAAGCCCAGCCCGAGCGCGTCGTCGAAGCCGAAGCCGAAGCCGACCCGCACCACCACCGGCCCGCTCGCCAAGCCGAAGCCACCCACCGAGACCCAGGTGCCGCCGCCCCCGCCGAAGCCGCCGGCGAGCGGGTGCCAGCCCAGCTACCGGGGCACCCAGGCGACCCGCAGCCAGGTGAAGTCGGCGCTGTCCGACGCGGCGGCGCGCACCTACTGGCCCACCTCCGCGCCGGACATCAAGATCCCGCTGGCCCTGATGAAGGCGACCGCCTGGCAGGAGAGCGGCTGGCAGTCCAACATCGTGGCCTGCGACGGGGGCATCGGGCTCATGCAGGTCATGCCGGCCACCGCGGACTGGATGAACCAGCGGTTCGGCCAGTCGTACGACATCGATGCTTACCGCGACAACGCCTACCTGGGCGGCACCTACCTGGCCTGGCTCACCAAGTACATCGGCGACATGTACTTCGAGTCGGACTACCGGCTGGACGCCTCGCTCTGCACGTCGGAACTGAACTCCTGTCTGCTCAACGCGGTGATCGCGGCGTACAACTACGGGCACGGCGCGGTGGCC